From a region of the Neobacillus niacini genome:
- the nirB gene encoding nitrite reductase large subunit NirB, whose translation MGKKKLVLVGNGMAGVRCIEEILKLDPTGFEITIFGSEPHVNYNRILLSSILQGSTSFGDITLHDREWYEHHQINLFTGETVIEIDKHLQVVETDQHRIVSYDYLIIATGSVPFSLPIPGTDKQGVVTFRTMEDCQKMIEISKKNKKAVVIGGGVLGLEAAKGLLNLGMDVNVVHIGSYLMERQLDETAARMLQEELESQGMKFLFQKETKEIVGDIGAKGVTFKDGTEVEANLVVMAAGVRPNVELANKTGIETNRAILVNDYMETSEPNIYAVGECVEHRGMVYGLVQPLYEQGKVLAKRICGTEGQGYEGSVLSTQLKISGIDLFSVGAIHDKNSSIQSIKIYDEVQRVYKKVVFQDHKIIGAVLFGDTKERTKLLDMILKHQDVSDIFKVSLFAQAKDDDFSFASIPASKIICNCNSVTKGTIQEAIQREGLTTVEEIKKCTKASSSCGGCKPLVSDLLSYIQNNEVEKISEEKSCLCTCTTLNDDEVVEEIERQGLTTIQEVMKVLDWKNSEGCSICRPAINYYLGMINPEYESKQQALFINEKMNAVIQSNGNYTLIPQMYGGITNPEQLKKIAQVAEKYQIDNVAITSDQRIHLLGVKKEDLSYVWAELNMPLSSPQANGVQNIKTCIGEHICSCDKKSSIELAISLEKQLEFLTTPYRIKMGISSCLHNGAGSTTKDVGIIGVDRGWEIYIGGSSGRNVRSGELLCVAATTEEAMELIRGFVQYYRETANYLERTWQWVERVGLVHVREVLFDVELRQQLLEHLAEEIALRKNLVAKSGF comes from the coding sequence ATGGGTAAAAAAAAGCTGGTATTAGTTGGAAACGGGATGGCTGGAGTCCGCTGTATCGAGGAAATTTTAAAGCTGGATCCTACAGGTTTTGAGATTACTATTTTTGGAAGTGAACCCCACGTCAATTATAATCGAATTCTTTTATCCTCCATTTTACAGGGGAGCACTTCTTTTGGAGATATTACGCTGCATGATCGTGAATGGTATGAGCATCATCAAATAAATTTGTTTACGGGAGAAACAGTAATTGAAATTGATAAACATTTACAGGTTGTCGAGACGGATCAACACCGAATCGTTTCTTACGATTATCTGATTATCGCTACTGGCTCTGTCCCATTTTCACTTCCGATTCCAGGTACCGATAAACAGGGAGTGGTTACGTTCAGAACAATGGAAGATTGTCAGAAAATGATAGAGATTTCTAAAAAAAATAAAAAAGCAGTGGTGATTGGTGGAGGGGTATTGGGATTAGAGGCAGCAAAGGGCCTTCTTAATCTTGGGATGGATGTGAATGTTGTTCATATTGGCAGTTATTTAATGGAGAGGCAGTTAGATGAAACTGCTGCAAGAATGCTTCAAGAAGAACTGGAAAGTCAAGGAATGAAATTCCTATTCCAAAAAGAGACGAAGGAAATCGTTGGAGATATTGGTGCGAAAGGTGTCACATTTAAAGATGGGACTGAAGTTGAAGCAAATTTGGTTGTGATGGCTGCAGGTGTCAGACCGAATGTTGAACTCGCAAATAAGACTGGGATTGAAACAAACCGTGCCATTCTAGTAAATGATTATATGGAGACGAGCGAACCGAACATTTACGCTGTCGGAGAATGTGTTGAGCATCGAGGAATGGTTTATGGATTGGTACAGCCTCTTTATGAACAAGGTAAAGTATTAGCAAAACGGATTTGTGGTACAGAAGGTCAAGGCTACGAAGGAAGTGTTCTCTCCACCCAGCTGAAGATTTCAGGTATTGACCTGTTTTCAGTAGGAGCCATTCATGATAAGAATTCTTCAATCCAATCTATAAAGATTTATGATGAAGTTCAAAGAGTTTATAAAAAAGTAGTTTTTCAGGATCATAAGATTATTGGTGCTGTTTTGTTTGGTGATACAAAAGAACGAACCAAACTGCTCGATATGATTCTTAAACATCAGGATGTGTCCGATATATTTAAGGTTTCACTTTTTGCACAGGCGAAGGACGATGATTTTTCTTTTGCTTCCATTCCCGCCAGTAAGATTATTTGTAATTGTAATAGTGTGACGAAAGGTACTATTCAGGAGGCTATCCAACGAGAAGGGTTAACTACTGTTGAGGAAATCAAAAAATGTACGAAAGCTTCAAGCTCATGCGGAGGATGTAAACCACTCGTGTCCGACCTATTGTCATATATACAGAATAATGAGGTAGAGAAAATCTCAGAAGAAAAGTCGTGTCTATGTACTTGTACAACATTAAATGATGATGAAGTGGTTGAGGAGATAGAGAGGCAAGGATTAACAACCATACAGGAAGTTATGAAAGTCTTAGATTGGAAAAATAGTGAAGGCTGTTCTATTTGCCGTCCAGCGATTAACTATTATTTAGGAATGATTAATCCAGAGTATGAGAGTAAACAACAAGCCCTTTTTATTAACGAAAAAATGAATGCAGTTATTCAATCAAATGGGAATTATACACTTATCCCACAAATGTATGGTGGAATCACAAATCCAGAGCAATTAAAAAAAATAGCTCAAGTAGCTGAAAAATATCAAATAGATAATGTCGCAATCACAAGTGACCAAAGAATTCATTTACTTGGTGTTAAAAAAGAAGATTTGTCTTATGTATGGGCAGAATTGAACATGCCCTTGAGTTCGCCGCAGGCTAATGGTGTCCAAAACATTAAAACATGTATTGGAGAACATATTTGTTCATGTGATAAAAAATCATCTATTGAGCTTGCGATAAGCCTCGAAAAGCAATTAGAATTCCTCACTACCCCTTATCGGATCAAAATGGGTATATCCTCTTGCTTGCATAATGGTGCAGGGTCGACCACAAAAGATGTTGGCATCATTGGGGTTGACCGGGGCTGGGAAATTTATATCGGCGGAAGCAGCGGGCGGAATGTTCGCTCAGGTGAGTTATTATGTGTTGCGGCAACGACTGAGGAAGCGATGGAGTTAATCAGAGGATTTGTTCAATATTATCGTGAGACTGCTAATTACCTGGAGCGAACATGGCAATGGGTAGAAAGAGTCGGATTAGTTCATGTAAGGGAAGTTTTATTTGATGTTGAACTACGCCAGCAGCTGCTCGAGCATTTGGCAGAGGAGATTGCTTTACGAAAGAATTTAGTAGCGAAAAGTGGCTTTTAA
- a CDS encoding nitrate/nitrite transporter, translated as MKIADLKKAGHAPSLVASFLYFDISFMIWVMLGALGVYITNDFNLSPSERGLIVAVPILSGSFFRLILGFLTDRIGPKKTAISGMTVTIIPLLWGWLYGQTVTELFLIGILLGVAGASFAAAIPMASRWYPPHLQGLAMGIAGAGNSGTLLATLFGPRLAETIGWHNVMGLALIPFLIVMVLYIVMAKDAPSQPKAKPMKEYFQVFKQKDTLYFCLLYSVTFGGFVGLSSFLSIFFVDQYELTKVRAGDFVTLCVAAGSFFRPVGGYIADKIGGVRLLTFLFIGVGITMFFISQLPALPIAIAGLFLGMLCLGMGNGAVFQLVPQRFQEEIGVITGIVGAAGGVGGFFVPNILGSLKQMTGTYATGFYILAGVGLCALIVLVMAQISWRKNLESQRASI; from the coding sequence ATGAAAATAGCAGATTTAAAAAAGGCGGGTCATGCACCATCATTAGTAGCGTCATTTCTATATTTTGATATCAGTTTTATGATTTGGGTGATGTTGGGGGCTTTAGGGGTTTATATCACGAACGATTTCAATCTTTCACCTTCTGAGAGAGGTCTCATTGTGGCGGTTCCCATCTTAAGCGGTTCTTTTTTTCGACTGATTCTTGGTTTCTTAACGGATCGAATTGGCCCTAAAAAAACAGCCATCAGCGGGATGACTGTTACAATCATTCCACTCTTATGGGGATGGTTATACGGTCAAACTGTTACAGAACTTTTCTTGATTGGTATTCTTCTTGGAGTTGCAGGTGCAAGTTTTGCAGCGGCCATTCCAATGGCGAGCCGGTGGTACCCGCCGCATTTACAAGGATTAGCTATGGGTATTGCAGGTGCGGGGAACAGCGGTACGCTATTGGCCACTTTATTTGGACCACGCCTGGCTGAAACGATTGGCTGGCATAATGTAATGGGTCTTGCTCTTATTCCCTTTCTCATTGTTATGGTTTTATATATAGTAATGGCCAAAGATGCCCCATCACAGCCGAAAGCAAAACCGATGAAAGAGTACTTTCAGGTATTTAAACAAAAAGATACCTTATATTTCTGCCTGCTATATAGCGTTACCTTCGGCGGCTTTGTCGGACTATCAAGCTTTTTAAGTATCTTTTTTGTAGATCAATATGAGTTAACAAAGGTACGTGCTGGCGATTTCGTTACCTTGTGTGTCGCAGCAGGAAGTTTTTTCCGACCAGTCGGCGGATACATCGCAGATAAAATCGGCGGGGTTCGGTTGTTAACTTTCTTATTTATTGGAGTTGGAATCACCATGTTCTTCATAAGCCAGCTTCCAGCCCTGCCAATTGCTATTGCAGGATTGTTCCTTGGAATGCTTTGTCTTGGAATGGGTAATGGAGCGGTATTCCAATTGGTTCCTCAGCGCTTCCAAGAGGAAATTGGTGTCATTACAGGTATTGTCGGAGCTGCTGGTGGCGTGGGAGGATTCTTTGTTCCTAATATTCTGGGGTCACTTAAACAAATGACAGGAACCTATGCTACCGGATTCTATATTCTAGCCGGGGTTGGTTTATGTGCTCTTATCGTCTTAGTGATGGCACAAATTTCATGGAGGAAAAATCTGGAGTCACAACGTGCATCCATTTAA
- a CDS encoding C39 family peptidase yields MKFKILILILAMGILIGVDYAEAQKSDSAPTTEISSEIEVTNQEEQITTTSDSNPDVLTSDNTSMSVDHAQNVSQVQNGKIVDVPHIQQMPELPRGCEVTSLAMLLQYAGVSVDKMTLANEITTIPFRDSNGLRGNPNVGFVGDIYSFDNPGYGVYHAPIAALAETYLPGRIIELTGGSIDSVYNMIDNGSPVWVITNSRFSQLPESEFTTWQTSSGEIQISYREHSVLVVGYDENNVYINDPLADQPYTAVSKDSFEDSWIQMGKQAISYR; encoded by the coding sequence TTGAAATTTAAAATACTAATCCTAATACTTGCCATGGGGATACTCATAGGAGTGGATTATGCGGAAGCACAAAAATCAGATTCTGCACCTACTACTGAAATTAGTAGTGAAATAGAAGTAACAAACCAAGAAGAACAGATTACGACTACTTCCGATTCGAATCCGGATGTATTAACTTCTGATAATACAAGTATGAGTGTTGACCATGCTCAAAATGTGAGTCAGGTTCAGAATGGGAAAATAGTTGATGTTCCCCATATCCAGCAAATGCCTGAGTTACCCCGCGGCTGCGAAGTTACTAGTCTAGCGATGCTCCTTCAGTATGCTGGTGTTTCTGTAGACAAAATGACGCTTGCAAACGAAATAACCACCATTCCTTTCCGTGATTCAAATGGATTGAGAGGTAATCCAAACGTTGGATTTGTGGGGGATATTTATTCGTTTGATAATCCTGGATATGGCGTGTATCATGCCCCAATCGCAGCTTTAGCAGAAACGTATTTACCGGGTAGAATAATAGAATTAACAGGGGGAAGTATTGATTCTGTTTATAATATGATAGACAATGGTTCTCCTGTTTGGGTCATTACAAATTCTAGATTTTCTCAACTGCCGGAAAGTGAATTTACTACATGGCAGACATCCTCTGGGGAAATTCAAATTTCCTATAGGGAGCACAGTGTATTAGTAGTAGGCTATGACGAAAATAATGTGTATATAAATGACCCATTAGCAGACCAACCCTATACTGCCGTTTCAAAAGATAGTTTTGAAGATTCATGGATTCAAATGGGAAAACAAGCCATTAGTTATCGATAA
- a CDS encoding M15 family metallopeptidase, whose protein sequence is MKRIKWLLFLLALGISTILILKDNETKPSKATGIEQKKDVPLPTELHPIVKERSDQLVQQAAKIGIVVLITDGFRSIEEQNTIYEQGRTEEGNIVTNAKGGESYHNYGLAIDFALETPSGDVVWDRQYDRNQNGKSDWSEVVKIAKSLGFEWGGDWKDFKDYPHFQMDFGLTIADLQNGQRPDESSNVAESK, encoded by the coding sequence ATGAAAAGGATTAAATGGTTACTTTTCCTACTTGCTCTCGGGATTAGTACTATTTTGATATTAAAAGACAACGAAACCAAACCGTCTAAAGCAACAGGCATTGAACAGAAAAAAGATGTTCCCTTACCGACCGAACTCCATCCCATCGTAAAGGAACGCAGCGATCAATTAGTACAACAAGCAGCAAAAATAGGAATAGTCGTTTTGATTACTGACGGTTTCCGCAGTATAGAGGAGCAAAACACCATTTATGAACAAGGACGTACAGAAGAGGGCAATATTGTCACAAATGCAAAAGGAGGAGAATCCTATCATAATTATGGGCTCGCGATTGATTTTGCGCTTGAAACTCCTTCAGGAGATGTTGTTTGGGATCGTCAATATGATCGTAATCAAAATGGAAAGTCCGATTGGTCCGAGGTGGTGAAAATAGCTAAGTCACTAGGGTTCGAGTGGGGCGGAGATTGGAAAGACTTTAAAGATTATCCACATTTCCAAATGGATTTTGGACTGACAATTGCCGATTTGCAGAATGGGCAAAGACCCGACGAATCATCTAACGTGGCGGAAAGCAAGTGA
- a CDS encoding endo-1,4-beta-xylanase, with amino-acid sequence MLKVLRKPILSGLALALLLPIGSTVSAETNISNKPGISGLTAPQLDQRYKDSFTIGAAVEPNQLLDAKDSQMLKRHFNSIVAENVMKPSSLQPVEGQFNWEPADKLVNFAKENGMDMRGHTLVWHSQVPDWFFKDANGNSMVVWQNGRQVVADPSNLEANKRLLLSRLETHVKTVVSRYKDDIKSWDVVNEVIDEWGGHPEGLRQSPWFLITGTDYIKVAFETARQYAAPDAKLYINDYNTEVTPKRTYLYNLVKSLKKQGVPIDGVGHQSHIQIGWPSEKEIEDTINMFAELGLDNQITELDVSMYGWPVMAYPTYDSIPAQKFIDQADRYDRLFKLYEKLGDKISNVTFWGIADNHTWLNDRADVYYDADGNVVTLANAPYAKMEARSGKDAPFVFDPEYNVKPAYWAIIDHK; translated from the coding sequence ATGCTAAAAGTTTTACGTAAACCTATCCTTTCTGGATTAGCTCTAGCCTTATTATTACCTATAGGATCGACAGTTAGTGCCGAAACAAATATTTCAAATAAACCAGGTATTAGCGGGTTAACAGCACCACAATTGGACCAACGATATAAAGATTCGTTCACCATAGGTGCAGCGGTTGAGCCAAATCAATTATTAGATGCAAAAGACTCACAAATGTTAAAGCGCCATTTTAATAGCATTGTAGCAGAAAATGTCATGAAGCCTAGCAGTTTACAGCCAGTAGAAGGGCAGTTTAACTGGGAACCGGCAGATAAACTTGTTAATTTTGCGAAGGAAAATGGAATGGACATGCGCGGTCATACCCTTGTCTGGCATAGCCAAGTACCAGATTGGTTCTTCAAAGATGCAAATGGAAATTCAATGGTTGTTTGGCAAAATGGAAGGCAAGTGGTTGCAGATCCGTCAAATCTTGAGGCTAACAAAAGGCTTTTATTAAGCCGTTTAGAAACACATGTTAAAACAGTCGTTTCTCGTTATAAAGATGATATTAAATCTTGGGACGTTGTCAATGAAGTAATCGACGAATGGGGTGGACATCCTGAAGGTTTACGTCAATCTCCATGGTTCCTAATTACCGGAACGGACTATATTAAAGTCGCTTTTGAGACAGCCAGACAATATGCTGCTCCAGACGCTAAGCTTTATATCAATGATTACAATACAGAAGTAACACCAAAAAGAACGTACTTATACAACCTAGTAAAAAGTTTAAAAAAGCAAGGCGTTCCAATTGATGGTGTTGGGCATCAGTCTCACATTCAAATCGGCTGGCCGTCTGAAAAAGAAATTGAAGACACAATAAACATGTTTGCTGAACTGGGGTTAGACAACCAAATTACTGAGCTTGATGTAAGCATGTATGGCTGGCCAGTAATGGCGTATCCTACCTATGATTCTATTCCAGCACAGAAATTTATAGATCAAGCAGACCGATATGATCGTTTATTTAAATTATATGAGAAATTGGGCGATAAAATCAGCAATGTGACATTCTGGGGAATTGCCGATAACCATACATGGTTAAATGACCGTGCAGATGTTTACTATGATGCAGATGGAAACGTTGTAACATTGGCAAATGCACCATATGCTAAAATGGAAGCTAGATCAGGTAAAGATGCACCATTTGTATTTGATCCAGAATACAATGTAAAACCAGCCTATTGGGCGATTATCGACCACAAATAA
- the gltD gene encoding glutamate synthase small subunit encodes MGKPTGFMEYSREKVGERNPLTRLNDWKEYTVPFSDEKLRTQGARCMDCSIPFCHTGMEIQGATSGCPIHNLIPEWNDLVYRGRWKEALDRLLKTNNFPEFTGRVCPAPCEGSCTLAISDPAVTIKNIEQAIIDKGFENGWITPRIPRLRTGKKVAIIGSGPAGLAAADQLNQAGHSVTVYERADRPGGLLMYGIPNMKLEKEVVERRIRLLTQEGIDFVTNTEVGKDITTAELQTHFDAVILCTGAQRQRDLVIEGREAKGIHFAMDYLTLTTKSLLDSNFEDGQFINVEDKDVIVIGGGDTGADCVATALRQKAKSVVQFGKHPQLPGQRTSDNLWPAYPNIFTMDYAYKEAEAKFGDDPRQYSIQTKKIVSDESGNLKELHTIQMEKLKDEEGRYYFKEIPGTEIVWPAQFVFIAIGFEGTEQPLLSQFGVKAVNQKVAARYGEFKTNVEGVFAAGDARRGQSLIVWAINEGREVAQEVEKYLMA; translated from the coding sequence ATGGGGAAACCAACTGGATTTATGGAATATTCCCGCGAAAAAGTGGGAGAAAGAAATCCGTTAACACGCTTAAATGATTGGAAAGAGTATACAGTTCCTTTTTCTGATGAAAAGTTACGTACACAGGGGGCGCGGTGCATGGATTGCTCCATCCCCTTCTGCCATACCGGAATGGAGATTCAAGGAGCAACATCAGGGTGTCCGATTCACAACCTGATCCCGGAGTGGAATGATCTAGTCTATCGTGGCCGTTGGAAAGAAGCGCTTGATCGGCTGTTGAAGACAAATAATTTTCCTGAGTTTACAGGAAGGGTTTGTCCGGCACCATGTGAAGGTTCATGTACGTTAGCCATTTCCGACCCAGCGGTTACAATTAAAAATATTGAACAAGCCATCATCGATAAAGGCTTTGAAAACGGATGGATTACACCAAGAATCCCAAGGTTACGGACAGGTAAGAAAGTGGCGATTATCGGTTCCGGTCCTGCTGGTTTAGCAGCAGCTGATCAGCTTAATCAAGCCGGCCACTCTGTAACGGTTTATGAGCGTGCCGACCGTCCAGGTGGTTTGCTGATGTATGGGATTCCGAACATGAAGCTTGAAAAAGAAGTTGTAGAACGCAGGATTCGTTTATTGACACAGGAAGGTATTGACTTTGTTACGAATACAGAAGTGGGTAAAGATATCACAACTGCAGAACTCCAAACTCATTTCGATGCGGTCATCCTTTGTACAGGTGCTCAAAGGCAGAGGGATTTAGTGATTGAAGGTCGTGAAGCCAAGGGAATTCACTTTGCGATGGATTATTTAACGCTAACGACAAAAAGTCTATTAGACTCGAACTTTGAGGATGGTCAATTTATCAATGTAGAAGATAAAGATGTCATCGTGATTGGCGGCGGGGACACAGGTGCTGACTGTGTGGCAACTGCGCTTCGTCAAAAAGCCAAGAGTGTCGTGCAGTTCGGCAAGCACCCGCAATTGCCTGGTCAACGTACATCAGATAATTTATGGCCAGCTTATCCTAACATCTTTACAATGGATTATGCATATAAGGAAGCAGAAGCCAAATTTGGAGATGATCCACGTCAATACTCGATTCAAACAAAGAAAATCGTTTCCGATGAGAGTGGGAATCTTAAAGAACTTCACACCATCCAAATGGAGAAGCTAAAGGATGAAGAAGGTCGTTATTATTTTAAAGAAATCCCAGGCACTGAAATAGTCTGGCCAGCTCAGTTTGTATTTATTGCAATTGGCTTTGAAGGTACTGAACAGCCTCTGTTAAGCCAATTTGGTGTGAAAGCAGTCAACCAAAAGGTTGCTGCCAGATACGGTGAGTTCAAAACCAACGTTGAAGGAGTGTTCGCTGCTGGGGATGCCAGAAGAGGCCAAAGCCTCATCGTCTGGGCGATTAACGAAGGCAGGGAAGTTGCACAGGAAGTAGAAAAATACTTGATGGCATAG